A region of Stigmatopora nigra isolate UIUO_SnigA chromosome 6, RoL_Snig_1.1, whole genome shotgun sequence DNA encodes the following proteins:
- the mcrip2 gene encoding MAPK regulated corepressor interacting protein 2 — MMYTITRGPSKLVTQRRTTTAPTQQIESQFAELKCKPTKGFTSNSLSAKIVFHRFNGKTYHVPSAQKVNRLAEVFTPAHEENVRFVYEAWREVEQKLGETKDGESTGVRAPVQYTEKTSNASMKSFVPIDLEEWWAERFLANIASLS; from the exons ATGATGTACACTATTACCAGAGGGCCCAGCAAACTCGTTACACAACGGAGGACGACTACAG CTCCCACGCAACAGATAGAGAGTCAATTCGCCGAGTTGAAGTGCAAGCCGACAAAGGGGTTCACGTCGAA CAGTCTGTCTGCCAAGATTGTGTTTCACCGCTTCAATGGCAAAACTTACCATGTCCCATCTGCGCAGAAAGTCAACAGGCTGGCAGAGGTATTCACCCCTGCGCATGAGGAGAACGTCAGATTTGTATATGAAG CATGGCGGGAGGTGGAGCAGAAGCTTGGAGAAACTAAAGATGGGGAATCAACAGGTGTCCGGGCCCCCGTTCAGTACACGGAGAAGACCTCCAATGCCAGCATGAAGA GCTTTGTTCCCATCGATCTGGAAGAGTGGTGGGCCGAGCGCTTCCTTGCTAACATTGCAAGCCTCTCATGA